In Verrucomicrobiia bacterium, one DNA window encodes the following:
- the hpnD gene encoding presqualene diphosphate synthase HpnD — MEQSRTITQRSASNLALAFIMLPREKRDAMSALYAFCRAVDDVADEESHSVEQRRAALAEWRADIQRACAGDPPMMPTNREFQPIIQRFHLPFPLLDELIRGCEMDLDTTSYATYADLELYCYRVASVVGLLSIEIFGYQNAACRDYAVALGKALQFTNILRDVGNDAQRGRIYLPQTELERFKVKPEEILRGEYSERFRALAGSFAQRARGFYLTARQSLAAEDRPRMVAAELMGSVYWRLLLKLEQQQFQVLRPQPLRLSKPHKLALIVRSWCKFALRSKTPNYGTP; from the coding sequence ATGGAACAAAGCCGGACGATCACGCAGCGCAGCGCCTCAAACCTTGCGCTCGCCTTCATCATGTTGCCGCGTGAAAAGCGCGACGCCATGTCGGCGCTCTATGCGTTCTGCCGCGCAGTGGACGACGTGGCGGACGAGGAATCGCATTCAGTCGAACAACGCCGCGCCGCGCTGGCCGAATGGCGCGCGGACATCCAGCGCGCCTGCGCCGGCGACCCGCCCATGATGCCCACGAACCGCGAGTTCCAACCCATCATTCAACGGTTCCACCTGCCCTTCCCGTTGTTGGATGAATTGATCCGCGGTTGCGAGATGGACCTCGACACGACGAGCTACGCGACCTACGCCGACCTGGAGTTGTATTGCTACCGCGTCGCCTCGGTCGTGGGCCTGTTGAGCATTGAAATCTTCGGCTACCAAAATGCCGCCTGCCGCGACTACGCGGTCGCGCTGGGCAAGGCGCTCCAGTTTACCAACATCCTTCGTGACGTCGGCAATGATGCCCAGCGCGGGCGCATTTACCTGCCGCAAACCGAGCTCGAGCGCTTCAAGGTGAAGCCCGAGGAAATCCTGCGTGGCGAATATTCGGAGCGTTTCCGTGCACTGGCCGGGAGTTTCGCACAGCGCGCCCGCGGCTTTTACCTCACCGCCCGACAAAGCCTCGCCGCTGAAGACCGGCCCCGGATGGTCGCCGCCGAATTGATGGGCTCCGTCTATTGGCGGCTGCTCCTCAAACTGGAGCAGCAACAGTTCCAGGTGCTGCGACCGCAGCCATTGCGCCTGAGCAAACCGCACAAGCTCGCGCTCATCGTCCGGTCGTGGTGCAAGTTCGCGCTGCGGTCCAAGACCCCCAATTACGGCACGCCTTGA
- the hpnK gene encoding hopanoid biosynthesis-associated protein HpnK: MSPPAPHRRLIINADDFGLSASVNAAVIRAHREGILTTASLMVNESGCAEAVQLAKAHPRLGVGLHLTLLMGHAALPPAQIPGLVNARGEFSNHPTGTGLRYFFRRELRAQLRTEIHAQFARFRATGLPLDHVNGHLHLHLHPVVFRLLMEDAAELGITHLRLTREPFWLDAPLARGQRLYRASHALIYLALSRSARARLRLKGIRHTRHVFGLLQNARVNEAYVARLLPLLPPGDSELYSHPSLDEFKHEFDALISPRIRALVAAERIQLIRYQDL; encoded by the coding sequence TTGAGCCCGCCCGCCCCCCATCGCCGCCTCATCATCAACGCCGACGACTTTGGGCTCTCCGCCTCCGTCAACGCCGCGGTCATCCGCGCTCATCGCGAGGGCATCCTGACCACGGCCAGCCTGATGGTGAACGAATCCGGCTGCGCGGAGGCGGTGCAACTGGCCAAAGCTCATCCGCGCCTCGGCGTCGGCCTGCATCTCACCCTGCTGATGGGCCACGCAGCCCTCCCGCCCGCACAAATTCCCGGATTGGTCAACGCGCGCGGCGAGTTCAGCAACCATCCGACGGGCACGGGCCTGCGTTACTTTTTTCGCCGCGAGCTGCGCGCCCAGCTGCGCACCGAGATTCACGCGCAGTTCGCACGGTTCCGCGCCACCGGACTCCCGCTCGACCACGTGAACGGTCACCTGCACCTGCACCTGCATCCCGTCGTGTTCCGGCTCCTGATGGAGGACGCGGCGGAACTGGGCATCACCCACCTGCGCCTGACGCGCGAGCCGTTCTGGCTGGATGCGCCGCTCGCCCGGGGCCAGCGCCTGTATCGGGCGTCGCACGCGCTGATTTACCTCGCACTCTCCCGTTCGGCCCGCGCCCGGCTGAGATTGAAGGGCATCCGGCACACGCGGCACGTGTTCGGCCTGCTGCAGAACGCGCGGGTGAACGAAGCCTACGTCGCCCGGCTCCTGCCCCTGCTGCCCCCGGGCGACTCGGAACTTTACTCGCATCCGTCGCTCGACGAGTTTAAGCACGAATTCGACGCGCTGATCAGCCCGCGCATCCGGGCGCTGGTCGCAGCGGAGCGGATTCAACTCATTCGTTACCAAGACCTGTAA
- a CDS encoding EamA family transporter, which produces MAKIVIILLIALVLEAVGVVYLSAGLKQIGEVQHVTAAEIARIIGRGATNKNVLVGVLFEAIFFGTLLYLLSQRDVSLIWPLTSLGFVITAFAAKLVLKEEVSWVRWCGVILIVIGAGVITWSEKMKERQQAVAPAASTRPANQ; this is translated from the coding sequence ATGGCCAAAATCGTCATCATTTTGCTGATTGCCCTCGTGCTGGAGGCCGTGGGCGTCGTTTATTTAAGCGCGGGTTTGAAACAGATCGGCGAGGTGCAGCACGTCACCGCGGCGGAAATTGCCCGCATCATCGGCCGGGGCGCCACCAACAAGAACGTGCTCGTCGGCGTGCTGTTCGAGGCCATTTTTTTTGGCACGCTGCTGTATCTGCTCTCGCAACGCGACGTCAGTTTGATCTGGCCGCTGACCTCGCTGGGCTTCGTCATCACGGCGTTCGCCGCCAAGCTTGTGTTGAAGGAAGAAGTGTCCTGGGTGCGCTGGTGCGGCGTGATTCTCATCGTCATCGGCGCCGGCGTCATCACCTGGAGCGAGAAAATGAAGGAGCGGCAACAGGCCGTTGCGCCCGCGGCATCAACCCGCCCGGCGAATCAATAA
- a CDS encoding ribonuclease H-like domain-containing protein has translation MATLVFDIETSALPVETFDETQQEYLFRELQKIPDEAAREARRVEIQRQFSLWPLTAQVVCVAMLNTETLRGQVLFTADDFEDDAGEAGPVEFVPFADETEMLTAFWDVARHYDAVVTFNGRGFDVPFLYLRSALLNVSITRKDWLGYRYAVDPHCDLAEQLTFYGVSGREGAAKRFNLDFYCKAFGIESPKSHGVTGMDVGHLLAEGRYREIAEYCLRDVRATVELYRIWKERLAGIK, from the coding sequence ATGGCCACCCTTGTCTTCGACATTGAAACTTCCGCGCTGCCGGTGGAGACGTTCGACGAGACGCAGCAGGAATATCTCTTCCGCGAACTCCAGAAAATTCCCGACGAAGCGGCGCGCGAGGCGCGGCGGGTGGAGATCCAACGGCAATTCAGTCTGTGGCCGCTGACGGCGCAGGTCGTTTGCGTCGCCATGTTGAACACCGAAACCCTGCGCGGTCAGGTGTTGTTCACGGCGGATGACTTCGAGGACGACGCCGGTGAAGCCGGACCGGTGGAGTTCGTGCCGTTTGCGGATGAGACCGAGATGCTCACCGCCTTTTGGGATGTTGCGCGGCATTACGATGCCGTGGTGACGTTCAACGGACGGGGTTTCGATGTGCCGTTCCTCTACCTGCGTTCCGCTTTATTGAACGTGTCCATCACCCGCAAGGACTGGCTCGGTTATCGCTACGCCGTTGATCCGCATTGTGATCTGGCGGAACAACTTACGTTCTACGGCGTGAGCGGCCGGGAAGGCGCCGCCAAGCGCTTCAACCTCGATTTCTACTGCAAGGCGTTCGGCATCGAATCGCCCAAGAGCCATGGTGTGACCGGCATGGACGTGGGGCATCTGCTCGCCGAGGGCCGCTATCGCGAGATTGCCGAATACTGCCTGCGCGACGTGCGCGCCACCGTCGAGCTTTATCGCATCTGGAAGGAACGGCTCGCGGGCATCAAATGA
- a CDS encoding NPCBM/NEW2 domain-containing protein, translating to MKTFAHSIQLLALASSLVLAAGTAAAAETFRLDQLDISKTEQDWGQPRRNLSIDGNPLKLGGKTFTHGLGTHAASSLELELKGGAERFTAVVGVDDEKKASDASVEFKVLGDGKTLWTSGVLRGGQSKPVDVKLAGVQRVTLQVTDGGDGIDSDHADWADAQFEGCSAKPVALGAEPEEPYILTPKAPATPRINGAQVVGCRPNHPFLFMVPATGERPMTFTAQGLPAGLELDAQTGLITGKVAARGEYKVTLTAQNARGRATRELKIVCGDQIALTPPMGWNSWNCFAGAVTAEKVKAAADAMVNSGLIQHGWTYINIDDFWEKNPAAAPKDPTLGGPGRDAEGRMVPNPRFPDMKGLADYVHGKGLKIGIYSSPGPFTCGGCLGSFDHEALDAQSYAAWGIDYLKYDWCSYKPEMETQRGTKPDFSGMKHYWGEPKEKKLAELMRPYAVMRAALDKVDRDIVYSLCQYGMGDVWEWGGQVGGNCWRTTGDINDSWSSMSGIGFKQNGHEKFAKPGNWNDPDMLVVGKVGWGPALHPTKLTPSEQYTHITLWSLLCAPLLIGCDMTQLDAFTLNLLENDEVIAVNQDPLGQAAGRIAQNGQTEVWAKKMEDGSYAVGLFNRGPVETEVTVNWSDLGLNGTHKVRDLWRQQDLGTFASSYKVSVRRHGAALVRVW from the coding sequence ATGAAAACATTCGCTCACTCGATTCAACTCCTCGCGCTCGCCTCGTCGCTCGTGCTGGCTGCCGGCACGGCGGCCGCCGCCGAAACCTTTCGCCTCGATCAGCTCGACATCAGCAAAACCGAACAGGACTGGGGCCAGCCGCGCCGCAACCTCTCCATCGACGGCAATCCCTTGAAGCTGGGTGGAAAGACGTTCACCCACGGACTGGGCACCCACGCCGCCAGCTCGCTTGAACTGGAATTGAAGGGTGGTGCGGAACGCTTCACCGCCGTCGTGGGCGTGGATGACGAAAAGAAGGCCAGCGATGCCTCAGTCGAATTCAAGGTGCTGGGCGACGGCAAAACCCTCTGGACCAGCGGCGTCCTCCGCGGCGGGCAGAGCAAGCCCGTGGACGTCAAACTCGCCGGTGTTCAGCGGGTCACCTTGCAGGTCACCGATGGCGGCGACGGCATTGATTCGGATCACGCCGACTGGGCGGACGCGCAGTTTGAAGGTTGCAGCGCGAAGCCGGTGGCCTTGGGCGCCGAGCCGGAGGAACCCTACATTCTCACGCCCAAGGCGCCCGCCACCCCGCGCATCAACGGCGCCCAGGTCGTCGGCTGCCGGCCGAATCATCCATTTCTGTTCATGGTGCCCGCCACCGGCGAGCGTCCCATGACCTTCACGGCGCAAGGACTGCCGGCGGGTCTGGAACTCGACGCGCAAACCGGCCTCATCACCGGCAAGGTGGCCGCGCGCGGAGAATACAAAGTCACGCTGACGGCGCAGAACGCGCGCGGCCGCGCCACGCGCGAATTGAAGATCGTCTGTGGCGATCAAATCGCGCTCACGCCGCCGATGGGCTGGAACAGTTGGAATTGCTTCGCCGGCGCCGTCACGGCCGAAAAGGTCAAGGCCGCCGCCGATGCCATGGTCAACAGCGGACTTATTCAGCACGGCTGGACCTACATCAACATCGATGATTTCTGGGAAAAGAATCCCGCCGCCGCACCCAAGGACCCCACGCTCGGCGGTCCAGGCCGCGATGCGGAAGGCCGCATGGTGCCGAACCCGCGCTTTCCCGACATGAAAGGGCTGGCCGATTACGTGCATGGCAAGGGCTTGAAGATCGGCATCTATTCGTCGCCCGGACCGTTCACCTGCGGCGGCTGCCTGGGCAGCTTCGATCATGAGGCGCTCGATGCGCAGAGTTACGCGGCATGGGGCATTGATTACCTGAAATACGACTGGTGCTCCTACAAGCCGGAGATGGAGACCCAACGCGGCACCAAGCCGGACTTCTCGGGCATGAAACATTACTGGGGCGAACCCAAGGAGAAGAAGCTGGCTGAGTTGATGCGGCCGTATGCCGTCATGCGCGCGGCGCTCGACAAGGTGGATCGCGACATCGTTTATAGCCTCTGCCAATACGGCATGGGCGACGTCTGGGAATGGGGCGGCCAGGTCGGCGGCAACTGCTGGCGCACCACCGGCGACATCAACGACAGTTGGAGCAGCATGTCGGGCATTGGTTTCAAACAGAACGGCCACGAGAAATTCGCCAAGCCCGGCAACTGGAACGATCCCGACATGCTCGTCGTCGGCAAGGTGGGCTGGGGCCCCGCGCTGCACCCGACGAAGCTCACCCCCAGCGAGCAATACACCCACATCACCCTCTGGAGCCTGCTCTGCGCGCCGTTGCTCATCGGCTGCGACATGACACAACTGGACGCGTTCACGCTGAACCTGCTGGAGAACGACGAAGTCATCGCCGTGAACCAGGATCCGCTCGGGCAGGCCGCTGGCCGCATCGCGCAAAACGGCCAGACCGAAGTCTGGGCCAAAAAGATGGAGGACGGCTCGTATGCCGTGGGCCTCTTCAATCGCGGCCCGGTCGAAACGGAAGTCACCGTGAATTGGAGCGACCTCGGCCTGAACGGCACGCATAAAGTCCGCGATCTCTGGCGCCAGCAGGATCTGGGCACCTTCGCCAGCAGCTACAAAGTCAGCGTCCGGCGTCACGGCGCGGCCTTGGTGCGCGTGTGGTAA
- the ruvC gene encoding crossover junction endodeoxyribonuclease RuvC translates to MGISLQQFEQMKARVAAPRRAAAPVLAAAPPKAAAARGIILGLDPSLRGTGFGVIRFAKTQPQMLACGTIACPAGWQRSRCLAQISQTLRDVVRRHAPTMCAVEGLFYAQNLQTALIMGEARGAALAVVAEAGLEIYEIAPRKVKQAIVGYGAAQKLAVAKMVQRLLQLAELPAPDAADALALALAHAQEHGRFSLNAPKQI, encoded by the coding sequence ATGGGCATTTCGCTCCAGCAATTCGAGCAGATGAAGGCCCGCGTGGCGGCGCCGCGGCGCGCTGCCGCGCCCGTTCTTGCGGCCGCGCCGCCCAAGGCCGCCGCGGCCCGTGGCATCATCCTGGGCCTTGACCCCTCGCTCCGCGGCACGGGCTTCGGCGTGATTCGTTTCGCCAAAACCCAGCCGCAGATGCTCGCGTGCGGCACGATTGCCTGTCCGGCCGGCTGGCAACGTTCGCGGTGCCTCGCGCAAATTTCGCAGACGCTGCGCGACGTGGTGCGCCGGCACGCGCCCACGATGTGTGCCGTGGAAGGGCTGTTCTACGCGCAGAATTTGCAGACCGCCCTCATCATGGGTGAAGCCCGCGGCGCGGCGCTCGCCGTGGTCGCCGAAGCGGGACTGGAGATTTACGAAATCGCGCCACGCAAGGTGAAGCAGGCCATCGTCGGCTACGGCGCCGCGCAGAAGCTGGCCGTCGCGAAAATGGTGCAGCGCCTGTTGCAGCTCGCTGAACTCCCCGCACCCGATGCCGCCGATGCGCTGGCGCTGGCGCTGGCGCACGCGCAGGAGCACGGCCGGTTCAGTTTGAATGCGCCGAAGCAGATTTAG
- the ruvA gene encoding Holliday junction branch migration protein RuvA: MITFLKGKLVEALPTQAIVDVHGVGYEVLIPLSSFDKLPAPGGDVLLLTHLAVREDAHVLYGFMTTAERDLFRLLINTVSGIGPKIALNVLSGMNVTAFRGAVAGGDVKALSQISGVGRKTAERIVVELKDKIGAAGAWEAASDRRTPGSAEQKVNDAVLALMALGFKQPEAHDAVRAALAVLGDTATVEELVRACLKKGS; the protein is encoded by the coding sequence ATGATCACCTTTCTCAAAGGCAAACTCGTCGAGGCCCTGCCCACGCAGGCGATCGTGGACGTTCACGGCGTCGGTTATGAAGTGCTCATTCCGTTGTCATCATTCGACAAGCTGCCGGCGCCGGGTGGCGACGTGCTGCTGTTGACGCATCTCGCCGTGCGCGAAGATGCCCATGTGCTTTACGGGTTCATGACCACGGCGGAGCGCGACCTGTTCCGCCTGCTCATCAACACCGTCAGCGGGATCGGCCCCAAGATCGCGCTCAACGTGCTCAGCGGCATGAACGTCACCGCGTTTCGCGGGGCCGTGGCGGGCGGCGATGTCAAGGCGCTGTCGCAAATCTCCGGCGTCGGCCGCAAGACCGCCGAGCGCATCGTGGTTGAACTCAAGGACAAGATCGGCGCGGCCGGCGCGTGGGAAGCCGCCAGCGACCGACGCACGCCGGGCTCGGCCGAGCAGAAGGTGAACGACGCCGTGCTGGCCCTGATGGCCCTGGGTTTCAAGCAGCCCGAAGCGCACGACGCCGTCCGCGCCGCGCTGGCCGTGCTCGGCGACACGGCCACCGTCGAAGAACTGGTGCGCGCCTGTCTGAAGAAAGGCTCGTGA
- a CDS encoding lysophospholipid acyltransferase family protein yields the protein MADVPATAAPEPAPRKRVSGVVVPHRPTRGQRALAWLVATLMRLLAATLRYRVDGGHGPAKLPKTPVIFALWHNRLGLCMKAYHSFVRPQHATEHLAALISASKDGAFLAAILENFGVQPVRGSSSRRGAQALLELSSWAERGYDLAVTPDGPRGPCYTIQPGVMTLAQVTGLPVVPFSYRLNWKIRVKSWDRFQIPLPFARCEMFFGEPIHVPRDASDEDRAQLRQRLHDALMVTTQGE from the coding sequence ATGGCTGACGTTCCCGCCACCGCCGCTCCGGAGCCCGCGCCGCGCAAACGCGTCAGCGGCGTGGTGGTGCCGCATCGGCCCACGCGCGGACAGCGCGCACTCGCCTGGCTGGTGGCCACCTTGATGCGTCTGCTGGCCGCCACCTTGCGTTACCGGGTGGATGGTGGCCACGGACCGGCCAAACTGCCCAAAACGCCGGTCATATTTGCGCTGTGGCACAACCGGCTCGGCCTGTGCATGAAGGCCTATCACAGCTTCGTCCGCCCGCAGCACGCCACCGAGCATTTGGCGGCCTTGATCAGCGCCAGCAAGGACGGCGCGTTCCTCGCCGCCATTCTGGAGAACTTCGGCGTGCAACCGGTGCGGGGCTCGTCCAGCCGGCGTGGCGCGCAGGCGTTGCTGGAACTCAGCTCCTGGGCCGAACGCGGCTACGACCTGGCCGTCACGCCCGACGGACCGCGCGGGCCATGCTACACCATTCAGCCCGGCGTAATGACCCTCGCGCAAGTCACCGGGCTCCCCGTCGTTCCCTTCTCGTATCGGCTCAACTGGAAGATTCGCGTGAAAAGCTGGGATCGTTTTCAAATTCCCCTGCCCTTTGCCCGGTGCGAAATGTTCTTCGGAGAGCCCATTCACGTCCCCCGCGATGCCAGCGATGAGGATCGCGCCCAATTGCGCCAGCGTCTGCACGATGCGCTGATGGTGACGACGCAAGGAGAGTGA
- a CDS encoding SDR family oxidoreductase: MRVLIIGPGYVGLELGRQLIGLGHTVSGLRRGGDAAGELRTNGIVPLTGDITQPATLSGLPAAYDWVVNCVSSSHGGAEDYRRVYLQGARNLIDWLAKSPPAKFVYTSSTGVYGQNDGAWVDETAPAEPPTETGRVLVETERVFLEAARERVFPAVVLRVAGIYGPGRGWWFKQFLAGEARIEGEGRRALNMIHRADVAGCIMAALERGRPGEIYNAVDDEPVTQRDFFAWLAAKLSRPLPPSAPEDVEVSRKRGVTNKRISNRKLKAELGYVFRYPTYREGYGAEIKLLNQ; encoded by the coding sequence ATGCGCGTGTTGATCATTGGGCCTGGCTACGTTGGATTAGAATTGGGGCGGCAGCTCATCGGCCTCGGGCACACGGTGTCCGGGTTGCGACGGGGTGGCGATGCCGCGGGCGAACTGCGCACCAACGGAATCGTTCCGCTCACCGGGGACATCACCCAGCCTGCGACGTTGAGTGGATTGCCCGCAGCCTATGACTGGGTCGTCAACTGCGTCTCGTCGTCGCATGGCGGGGCGGAGGATTACCGGCGCGTGTATTTGCAGGGCGCGCGGAACCTGATTGACTGGCTCGCCAAGTCGCCGCCCGCGAAGTTCGTTTACACCAGCAGCACGGGCGTTTATGGCCAGAATGATGGCGCGTGGGTGGACGAAACCGCACCGGCCGAACCGCCCACCGAAACCGGCCGCGTGCTCGTCGAAACGGAGCGGGTGTTTCTCGAGGCGGCGCGCGAACGGGTTTTTCCCGCCGTGGTGCTGCGCGTGGCGGGCATCTACGGGCCGGGGCGCGGCTGGTGGTTCAAACAATTCCTCGCGGGCGAGGCGCGAATTGAAGGCGAGGGCCGTCGCGCCTTGAACATGATCCACCGCGCCGACGTGGCGGGCTGCATCATGGCGGCGTTGGAACGAGGCCGCCCCGGGGAGATTTACAACGCCGTGGATGACGAGCCGGTGACGCAACGTGATTTCTTCGCGTGGCTCGCCGCGAAACTGAGCCGGCCGCTGCCACCGTCCGCGCCCGAAGATGTTGAGGTTTCCCGCAAACGCGGCGTGACGAACAAGCGGATCAGCAATCGGAAGCTGAAGGCGGAACTGGGCTACGTGTTTCGCTACCCGACGTATCGCGAGGGCTATGGCGCCGAAATCAAACTGCTCAACCAGTGA
- a CDS encoding DUF3656 domain-containing protein: protein MADTFTVQTQPTGTDSVPRSAFPIPRLPELLAPAGDWECAKAAVENGADAIYFGLDKFNARMRAHNFTEADLPRLMEFLHRRGVRGYLTFNTLVFENELANAEHYLRSVIAAGVDAAIVQDVGICRLIRALSPDFPIHASTQMTITSAAGVAFARALGCDLVVLARELSIKEIGKIQAAQASAIHQSSTINHPLPLEVFVHGALCVAYSGQCLTSESLGGRSANRGECAQACRMPYDLISDGKPVPLGDRRYLLSPQDLAGLDVLPQLVAAGVASLKIEGRLKAPEYVANITRVYRNALDGLGTRSVEPGTEAAIPHPPLPAPRYEMEMAFSRGLHTGWFGGINNQELVHARFGKKRGVHLGEVTRVFRDAVEVQLESALKPGDGVVFDAGRPEEKEEGGRVYEVRNAAHGTRNKPDGAPGSQRVLLTFGRGAVDFSRINEGNKLWKTSDPELEKRWRQSFEGDAPRFTRPIFFEVHGLPGQPLTLIARDELGHVAQAASAMPLAVAEKQPLSTARLRDQLGRLGGTPFHLGDLLNQLADAVMLPVSELNRLRREVAAELERQRAQPKRWSLLDRGSQSAELGAGVARAPAVPGAALIDPHLIVLVRSLPQLEAALKCGVTTVYCDFENPKKYREAVTMFHTARGCLVSQPATLNLQPGIFVAPPRIFKPGEEWTLEQVRSSHADGYLIRNYDHLQFFAADRRVGDFSLNVANHLAADYFKHQFGLERVTASYDLNFDQLEALLHGAPPEWFEVTIHQHMPMFHMEHCVFCAFLSAGTDYTNCGRPCDKHEVRLRDRVGAEHPLKADVGCRNTVFNSQAQTGAEYVERLLALGVRHFRVEFLNETSAEVATTLAKYRQLLRGEITGAQLWRELKLHHQLGVTRGQMAGK from the coding sequence GTGGCCGACACCTTCACAGTTCAAACCCAGCCCACCGGCACGGATTCCGTTCCGCGTTCCGCGTTCCCCATTCCGCGTTTGCCGGAATTGCTGGCGCCCGCCGGCGATTGGGAATGCGCGAAGGCCGCCGTCGAAAACGGCGCGGACGCCATTTACTTCGGGCTCGACAAGTTCAACGCCCGGATGCGCGCGCACAATTTCACCGAGGCGGACCTGCCGCGGCTGATGGAATTCCTGCACCGGCGCGGCGTGCGCGGCTACCTGACGTTCAACACGCTGGTCTTTGAAAACGAGCTCGCCAACGCCGAACACTACCTGCGCTCGGTGATCGCCGCCGGCGTGGACGCCGCCATCGTGCAGGACGTGGGCATCTGCCGGCTCATCCGCGCGCTGTCGCCGGATTTTCCGATTCACGCCTCGACGCAAATGACCATCACCAGCGCGGCGGGCGTCGCGTTTGCGCGCGCGCTGGGCTGCGATCTCGTTGTCCTCGCGCGCGAACTCTCGATCAAGGAAATCGGGAAGATTCAAGCCGCGCAGGCAAGTGCCATCCATCAATCATCAACCATCAACCATCCACTGCCGTTGGAAGTTTTCGTCCACGGCGCGCTGTGCGTGGCGTATTCGGGGCAGTGCCTGACCAGCGAATCGCTCGGCGGCCGCTCGGCCAATCGCGGCGAATGCGCACAGGCGTGCCGCATGCCCTACGATTTGATTTCCGACGGCAAGCCCGTTCCGCTCGGGGACCGCCGCTATCTGCTCAGCCCCCAGGACCTCGCCGGCCTCGACGTGCTGCCCCAACTGGTGGCCGCGGGCGTGGCTTCGCTGAAAATCGAAGGCCGGCTCAAAGCGCCGGAATACGTGGCCAACATCACGCGCGTTTACCGGAACGCGCTCGATGGACTCGGCACGAGAAGCGTGGAGCCTGGAACGGAAGCCGCCATTCCGCACCCCCCCCTTCCCGCCCCGCGTTATGAGATGGAGATGGCCTTTTCGCGCGGCCTCCACACTGGCTGGTTTGGCGGCATCAACAATCAGGAATTGGTGCACGCCCGCTTCGGGAAAAAGCGTGGCGTGCATCTCGGTGAAGTGACCCGGGTGTTTCGCGACGCCGTCGAGGTGCAGCTGGAATCCGCGCTCAAGCCCGGCGATGGCGTGGTGTTTGACGCCGGCCGGCCGGAGGAAAAGGAAGAAGGTGGACGGGTCTATGAAGTGCGGAACGCGGCGCACGGAACGCGAAACAAACCTGACGGAGCGCCCGGCTCGCAACGCGTCCTCCTCACCTTCGGTCGCGGCGCGGTAGATTTCTCGCGCATCAACGAGGGCAACAAGCTGTGGAAAACGAGCGATCCGGAACTGGAAAAGCGCTGGCGGCAGAGCTTCGAAGGCGACGCGCCCAGGTTCACGCGACCCATTTTCTTTGAAGTCCACGGCCTGCCCGGACAACCACTGACCCTGATCGCCCGCGATGAACTGGGGCACGTGGCACAGGCGGCTTCCGCCATGCCGCTCGCCGTTGCCGAGAAGCAGCCGCTCAGCACGGCGCGCCTGCGCGACCAGCTGGGGCGGCTCGGCGGCACGCCATTCCATCTCGGCGATTTGTTGAACCAGCTCGCGGACGCCGTCATGCTTCCCGTGAGCGAATTGAACCGGCTGCGCCGCGAGGTGGCCGCCGAACTGGAGCGGCAGCGCGCCCAGCCCAAACGCTGGAGCCTCCTCGACCGGGGCTCGCAAAGTGCGGAGCTCGGGGCCGGCGTTGCCCGCGCACCTGCGGTTCCTGGCGCCGCGCTCATCGACCCGCATTTGATCGTCCTCGTCCGTTCGCTGCCGCAACTGGAGGCGGCCTTGAAGTGCGGCGTCACCACGGTCTATTGCGACTTTGAAAACCCCAAAAAATATCGCGAGGCGGTGACGATGTTCCACACCGCGCGCGGCTGCCTGGTCTCCCAACCCGCGACGCTCAACCTGCAACCCGGCATCTTCGTGGCCCCGCCGCGGATTTTCAAACCCGGCGAGGAATGGACGCTCGAACAGGTGCGCTCGAGCCATGCGGATGGCTACCTCATCCGCAATTACGATCATCTGCAGTTTTTTGCGGCGGACCGGCGCGTCGGCGATTTTTCCCTGAACGTCGCCAACCATCTGGCGGCGGATTACTTCAAGCACCAGTTCGGCCTGGAGCGCGTGACGGCGAGCTACGACTTGAACTTCGACCAACTGGAGGCGCTGCTGCACGGCGCGCCGCCGGAGTGGTTCGAGGTCACGATCCATCAGCACATGCCAATGTTTCACATGGAGCATTGCGTGTTCTGCGCGTTTCTTTCCGCCGGCACGGATTACACCAACTGCGGCCGCCCCTGCGACAAACACGAAGTGCGGCTGCGCGACCGCGTGGGCGCGGAGCATCCGCTCAAGGCGGACGTGGGCTGCCGCAACACGGTGTTCAACTCCCAGGCACAGACCGGCGCGGAATACGTGGAACGCCTGCTCGCGCTGGGCGTGCGGCATTTCCGGGTTGAGTTTTTGAATGAAACGTCGGCGGAGGTCGCCACCACGCTGGCCAAGTATCGTCAGTTGTTGCGCGGTGAAATCACCGGCGCACAGTTGTGGCGCGAACTCAAGCTGCACCACCAGCTCGGGGTGACGCGGGGACAAATGGCGGGCAAATAG